In Phocoena sinus isolate mPhoSin1 chromosome 10, mPhoSin1.pri, whole genome shotgun sequence, a single genomic region encodes these proteins:
- the LOC116761038 gene encoding LOW QUALITY PROTEIN: cytochrome c oxidase subunit NDUFA4-like (The sequence of the model RefSeq protein was modified relative to this genomic sequence to represent the inferred CDS: substituted 2 bases at 2 genomic stop codons), whose amino-acid sequence MSHXILGXAKKHTSLISFFVFIGAGGTGAALYVLYLALLSHLEQKEYPRTQKKLNPSDQYMFYSVNVDYSKLKKEGPDF is encoded by the coding sequence ATGTCCCACTAGATCCTTGGTTAGGCCAAGAAGCATACaagcttgatttctttctttgtatttattggaGCCGGAGGTACTGGAGCAGCACTGTATGTCTTGTATCTGGCATTGCTCAGTCATTTGGAACAGAAGGAATATCCCAGAACCCAGAAGAAATTGAATCCCAGTGATCAATATATGTTCTACTCAGTGAATGTGGATTACAGCAAACTGAAGAAAGAAGGTCCAGACTTCTAA